The proteins below are encoded in one region of Parvicella tangerina:
- a CDS encoding RNA polymerase sigma factor, which translates to MTDQEIINSIRKGKNERPIKQLYKEFPKVKALILKEGGDAQIAQEIFNDSLVILIEKIIQPEFQLTSKLTTYLYGINRFILKNELRKKHKNVELEWRDTLILTEEDLGYDEEKEAKLNAMERILNQISEKCKEMLQLFYFKKQSMAEIAKKLNFSSVNSAKTQKYKCIERASKLAQEMQNA; encoded by the coding sequence ATGACAGATCAGGAAATCATAAATAGCATCCGTAAAGGCAAAAACGAAAGGCCAATCAAACAGCTTTACAAGGAATTCCCCAAAGTAAAAGCATTGATCCTCAAAGAAGGTGGGGATGCACAAATAGCACAGGAGATCTTTAACGATAGCCTCGTCATTCTCATCGAAAAAATAATTCAACCAGAGTTTCAACTTACTTCTAAATTAACTACCTACCTATATGGTATCAACCGTTTTATATTAAAGAATGAACTCAGAAAAAAACACAAAAACGTAGAACTCGAATGGCGTGATACACTTATTCTCACAGAGGAGGATTTAGGATATGACGAAGAAAAAGAAGCCAAGCTCAATGCTATGGAGCGCATTCTCAATCAAATTTCAGAGAAATGTAAAGAAATGCTGCAGCTCTTCTATTTCAAAAAGCAGTCCATGGCTGAAATCGCGAAGAAACTCAATTTCTCTAGCGTTAACTCAGCTAAAACTCAAAAGTACAAATGCATTGAGCGAGCTTCGAAACTTGCTCAAGAAATGCAAAATGCTTAA
- a CDS encoding energy transducer TonB, with the protein MRNELQHIEQIEKYLNGEMTQLETQAFEQSMAKDSELAEQVNTQQLVMQAAVRKAIKADIAKYATGGSSGFKWSKWLSITTGVIIVAIIAYFTIAYVMDTFDKKYDPQISAETISENNLGVEDTTPVDHKQTLSDSANSHPPIDTLKSISKNTVTPSIFYKEDTECGGLKTWVEPDRQFTKIDPKKGATIEGKEGTLIIVPSDAFLDEEGKTIAEPVDLELVEALKVSDMLAYNLTTMNDDQSLQSGGMLYLQPRVDGKEVFINPERPLYIEVPTNDYNPDMKAWKGEVDENGNINWTAPKELEKYLTIVDFELLDFLPTGFEEAVEAGMPFKGHKVASKDLVNSLYYSLGIDVSSNSLNKSESCNTFDEAYFFSGELMPMVKNNFVINIRCQDDTPVSGAFLEILNSGKSYLAQNLNSQGSVILNEFPAGAFQIKICQEKQVTYFNNVHLKENTPNNFALYLPEENPEFGNRVVAYDRKTKSDPFSSINVRTFEINEKDLSFSSCDKCDLENTYDSPNFKDGEANASITLKLIDENYAPLRYVTCDLRIGNYSVFSSVSDKNGNINFPAVISGSYQLKTCDGQNTSYINDFKIRKGSNPITPIMPFIDPTQLKEMQWGKRVLCALENNKTKQTLLSNDPSCFISPQSIQTIKTDQFAKTFLSTKEFEQRLKILHQMPNAQALFDLYVNNLEKNLWEVDEMVAEKLSGANQNYFNEFAAEKLTNVKDVDIYQDQLSEYYNEKKKAHYDAAKEANATYQKKSTEQLNQYLKDIAAYKSEVNLLTKAQNELSASLTSSSASGTTYTSSNKIGKINLPYPSKKLPKRNVTTTKSSYGTKWYSSGWVNIDAYLKTINNGEKTVTINVNKNKGRVYQCINTLKAIIPLTVSGLIAKAKFPKWGKPSSTKMSSTFAIGIQREGDQLQFAQVNYNPYKTSKVDLIWEKVSSAELKEKLMFLDGTGPLLEDIKQQEEYIQKQLAIKQKREELEIQKEIIKKEINDLESKVNDIKAKLAKERAFTQSLEKVINKCGISFPITVTTESDILDVADVMPEFPGGFEYLYKYLGSNIIYPQEAIDNNIQGKVFVQFTVDESGQILNPFVIKSDSQVLNEEALRIVQSMPNWNPGMNAGTAVKVRYTLPINFILE; encoded by the coding sequence ATGAGAAACGAATTACAACATATAGAACAGATCGAAAAGTATCTCAACGGAGAGATGACACAATTGGAAACTCAGGCTTTCGAACAATCAATGGCCAAAGATTCAGAACTAGCAGAACAAGTCAACACCCAACAACTTGTGATGCAAGCAGCTGTGCGAAAAGCAATTAAAGCAGATATTGCCAAATACGCAACTGGTGGCTCCTCTGGTTTCAAGTGGTCGAAATGGTTAAGTATCACTACTGGGGTCATCATTGTAGCAATCATTGCTTACTTTACGATAGCGTATGTAATGGATACTTTTGATAAGAAGTATGATCCTCAGATTTCTGCTGAAACCATATCTGAAAACAATTTAGGTGTTGAGGACACCACACCGGTTGACCACAAGCAAACCTTGAGTGATTCAGCAAACTCCCACCCTCCTATTGACACGCTAAAATCCATTTCAAAAAACACCGTAACCCCCAGTATTTTCTATAAAGAAGACACGGAATGTGGTGGTTTAAAAACATGGGTGGAACCCGATCGTCAGTTCACAAAAATAGACCCGAAAAAAGGGGCAACAATAGAAGGAAAAGAAGGAACTTTAATCATTGTTCCTTCAGACGCTTTTCTGGATGAAGAGGGAAAAACCATTGCTGAGCCAGTAGACCTAGAGCTTGTTGAGGCTCTCAAAGTTTCGGACATGTTAGCTTACAATCTGACAACGATGAACGATGACCAAAGTTTGCAATCAGGAGGCATGCTCTATTTACAACCTAGGGTTGATGGCAAAGAAGTCTTTATCAATCCAGAGCGCCCTTTATACATTGAGGTTCCAACTAATGATTACAACCCAGACATGAAAGCTTGGAAGGGCGAAGTTGATGAGAACGGTAATATCAACTGGACAGCACCAAAGGAGCTAGAAAAGTACTTAACAATTGTTGACTTTGAGCTCTTAGATTTTCTACCGACAGGGTTTGAGGAAGCTGTAGAAGCTGGAATGCCCTTTAAGGGACATAAAGTAGCAAGCAAAGATCTAGTGAATAGTTTGTATTATAGTTTAGGGATTGACGTTTCTTCCAATTCTTTGAATAAGTCAGAGTCATGTAATACGTTTGATGAGGCCTACTTCTTTTCTGGAGAGCTTATGCCCATGGTTAAGAATAATTTTGTTATTAACATCAGGTGTCAAGACGACACCCCAGTTTCAGGTGCTTTTCTCGAAATTTTGAATTCTGGAAAGAGCTATCTTGCCCAAAACTTAAATTCACAAGGTTCTGTTATTTTAAATGAATTTCCAGCTGGAGCTTTTCAAATAAAAATATGTCAGGAAAAACAAGTTACCTATTTCAATAATGTCCACTTGAAAGAGAATACACCCAATAACTTCGCTTTGTATTTACCTGAGGAGAACCCTGAGTTTGGCAATCGTGTTGTTGCTTATGATCGAAAAACTAAGTCCGATCCATTTTCGAGCATCAATGTTAGAACATTTGAAATCAATGAGAAAGATCTTTCATTCTCAAGCTGCGATAAATGCGATCTTGAAAACACCTATGACAGCCCTAATTTTAAGGATGGTGAGGCGAATGCTTCAATTACTTTGAAGCTAATAGACGAAAACTACGCTCCATTACGGTATGTGACCTGTGACTTGAGAATCGGAAACTATTCCGTTTTCAGTTCAGTGTCTGATAAAAATGGAAACATCAATTTTCCTGCGGTTATCAGCGGATCATATCAACTCAAGACCTGTGATGGACAAAACACTTCTTACATCAACGATTTTAAAATTAGAAAAGGATCAAACCCTATAACCCCAATAATGCCATTTATAGATCCAACGCAACTTAAAGAAATGCAGTGGGGAAAAAGAGTTTTGTGTGCATTAGAAAATAATAAAACGAAACAAACACTACTTTCCAATGACCCTTCTTGTTTTATTTCTCCCCAAAGCATTCAAACGATCAAAACCGACCAGTTTGCCAAGACTTTTCTATCCACCAAAGAATTTGAACAGCGTCTGAAGATACTGCACCAGATGCCCAATGCTCAGGCTTTATTTGATCTATATGTCAACAATCTGGAAAAAAATCTCTGGGAAGTAGATGAAATGGTAGCTGAAAAACTGAGCGGAGCCAACCAAAACTATTTCAATGAATTTGCTGCTGAAAAGTTGACGAATGTAAAAGATGTAGATATCTATCAAGATCAGTTGAGCGAATACTACAATGAGAAGAAGAAAGCTCACTATGATGCAGCTAAAGAAGCCAATGCTACCTATCAAAAGAAGTCCACTGAACAATTGAATCAATACCTAAAGGATATTGCTGCGTACAAATCTGAAGTCAACTTATTGACCAAAGCTCAAAATGAACTTTCTGCAAGCTTAACATCCTCTTCCGCTTCAGGAACTACTTACACTTCTTCGAATAAAATCGGGAAGATAAACCTCCCCTATCCAAGCAAAAAACTACCAAAAAGAAATGTAACAACTACTAAAAGCTCTTATGGAACAAAGTGGTATTCTTCTGGGTGGGTGAACATAGATGCTTACTTGAAAACTATAAACAACGGTGAGAAAACCGTAACGATTAACGTGAATAAGAATAAGGGAAGAGTTTATCAATGCATTAACACGTTAAAAGCTATTATTCCACTAACGGTATCAGGACTGATCGCAAAAGCAAAATTCCCAAAATGGGGCAAGCCATCTTCTACAAAGATGTCCAGCACATTTGCCATTGGCATACAACGTGAGGGAGATCAACTCCAGTTTGCTCAGGTCAATTACAATCCTTATAAAACATCAAAAGTGGACTTGATTTGGGAGAAAGTATCCTCAGCAGAACTTAAGGAAAAACTAATGTTTTTAGATGGCACGGGACCATTACTAGAGGACATCAAACAACAAGAAGAATACATCCAGAAACAACTAGCCATTAAGCAAAAACGAGAAGAACTTGAAATTCAGAAAGAGATCATCAAAAAAGAGATCAATGATCTGGAATCTAAAGTGAACGACATCAAAGCCAAGTTAGCCAAGGAAAGAGCATTTACGCAGTCACTTGAAAAAGTCATCAACAAGTGCGGTATATCATTTCCAATAACGGTCACCACAGAGAGTGACATCTTGGATGTGGCAGATGTAATGCCTGAATTTCCTGGAGGGTTTGAATATTTGTATAAATACTTGGGCTCCAACATCATTTACCCTCAAGAAGCTATTGACAATAATATTCAGGGAAAAGTCTTTGTACAGTTCACAGTGGATGAGTCTGGACAGATCCTCAACCCTTTTGTTATAAAATCGGATAGCCAAGTACTGAATGAAGAAGCGCTGCGAATTGTGCAAAGCATGCCGAATTGGAACCCCGGCATGAACGCAGGAACTGCAGTAAAAGTAAGATACACTTTGCCGATAAATTTTATCTTGGAATAA
- a CDS encoding YbjQ family protein, translating into MIITTTENIPNKEIEEIVGIARGSTVRARSVFSDFFAGIKNLVGGEIDEYTRLQGDSREQAIKRMKDDATRLGADAVVNIRLTTSTVMQGASEILAYGTAVKLK; encoded by the coding sequence ATGATCATCACAACAACAGAGAATATCCCCAACAAAGAAATTGAAGAAATCGTTGGTATTGCAAGAGGCAGTACAGTAAGAGCAAGAAGCGTTTTCAGTGATTTCTTTGCAGGAATAAAAAACCTTGTGGGAGGAGAGATTGATGAGTACACGAGACTTCAAGGAGACTCCAGAGAGCAAGCCATTAAACGCATGAAAGATGACGCAACTCGTCTGGGTGCTGATGCCGTTGTAAATATCAGATTAACCACTTCAACAGTAATGCAAGGCGCTTCTGAAATCCTCGCTTATGGAACTGCCGTGAAACTAAAATAA
- a CDS encoding methyltransferase domain-containing protein: MKILPDSIQYLINELSSQSSLTPAMVIKAMKDANVQEVDLLEWTDFEHALTDSYGRKMVHKAPNFEVMVMSWCPGDFSAIHDHGHTTWGAVQVFGENEHATFRVQDSEISTLNRTTFDYGQIVGVGHNLIHQMGNATDQNILTLHVYGVQEPVDNVTGDARLYDLAANKIQIVNGGVFFDLPPEEISQQIEGPEGDFPTKLRHMVEWGNRIAKSNPADERIEQIKQEISSPEYLQAFQSYLSTIVDREDQTNDTAQWNGVNMELKATACFLEQRMGDKDAFHKYAELYDALICRPCFEDFMKDYFQFFVQNFCSNVSGKKMISLGCGTGLVEEQLMKQFQIPYNNVYGIDFSQSMVEEARNRIQADQGDILTLDPAVRTWDIAFSGLNVYQYLDSTKLEKAIQKTSAILNDEGFFVGDFITPDHIRWYPNVMRSPDKKIISLRTPRLREVDGKMFQESEIINVDYSHDELVINYAGKHRRFLVPIHRVRAYFEKYFNKVLLLDAISLNEIAEDADTCPSTRYVVIAKK; the protein is encoded by the coding sequence ATGAAAATACTTCCTGATTCTATTCAATACTTGATTAATGAATTGTCATCTCAAAGTAGTTTAACTCCAGCAATGGTAATAAAGGCCATGAAAGATGCAAACGTGCAAGAAGTAGACCTGCTAGAATGGACTGATTTTGAACATGCACTAACCGATAGTTATGGAAGAAAAATGGTGCATAAAGCGCCAAATTTTGAGGTTATGGTCATGTCGTGGTGTCCCGGTGATTTTTCAGCTATTCATGATCATGGCCATACAACATGGGGAGCAGTTCAAGTATTTGGAGAGAACGAACATGCTACGTTTAGAGTTCAGGATTCCGAAATAAGTACCTTAAACCGAACAACCTTTGATTACGGACAAATTGTTGGAGTAGGTCACAACCTGATTCATCAAATGGGAAACGCAACGGATCAGAATATTCTCACACTTCATGTTTATGGAGTCCAAGAACCTGTAGATAATGTAACAGGAGATGCAAGGCTTTACGACCTTGCCGCTAACAAAATTCAAATCGTTAATGGCGGAGTGTTTTTTGACCTCCCTCCAGAAGAGATATCGCAGCAAATTGAAGGTCCAGAAGGTGATTTTCCTACCAAACTTCGTCACATGGTGGAATGGGGTAACAGAATTGCGAAATCAAATCCAGCTGATGAAAGAATAGAGCAAATCAAGCAGGAGATTTCTTCTCCAGAATATTTACAAGCATTTCAGTCTTACCTGAGCACAATTGTGGATAGAGAAGATCAAACAAATGACACTGCGCAGTGGAATGGGGTGAACATGGAGCTAAAGGCAACTGCCTGTTTTTTGGAACAACGCATGGGTGATAAAGATGCATTTCACAAATATGCTGAGCTATACGATGCCTTGATCTGCAGGCCGTGTTTTGAGGATTTCATGAAAGACTATTTTCAATTTTTTGTCCAGAATTTTTGTTCGAACGTTTCAGGAAAAAAGATGATATCGCTAGGCTGTGGTACAGGTCTGGTAGAAGAACAACTGATGAAACAGTTTCAAATTCCTTACAATAATGTTTATGGAATCGATTTTTCTCAGTCTATGGTAGAAGAGGCAAGAAATAGAATACAGGCTGATCAAGGTGATATTCTAACGCTGGACCCAGCCGTAAGAACCTGGGATATTGCGTTTAGTGGCTTGAACGTTTACCAGTATTTGGATAGTACTAAGCTAGAAAAAGCTATTCAGAAAACATCAGCTATTTTGAATGATGAAGGCTTTTTTGTTGGTGATTTCATTACTCCTGATCATATACGATGGTATCCAAACGTCATGAGATCACCTGATAAGAAGATCATTTCATTAAGAACTCCTCGATTACGAGAAGTCGATGGGAAAATGTTTCAGGAAAGTGAGATCATTAACGTGGACTATTCTCACGATGAGCTGGTGATTAATTATGCAGGAAAACATAGGCGTTTTCTAGTTCCCATTCATCGGGTTAGGGCTTATTTTGAAAAGTATTTCAACAAGGTGTTACTACTGGATGCCATTAGTTTAAATGAGATTGCTGAAGATGCAGACACGTGTCCCTCTACAAGGTATGTAGTGATTGCTAAGAAGTGA
- the bioA gene encoding adenosylmethionine--8-amino-7-oxononanoate transaminase, translated as MSRLKEKDKALIWHPFNQMKGADIMPITRAEGVYLYDESGKAYIDAFSSWWVNIHGHSHPYIAEAIARQAKKMEHVAFGGFTHEPAIDFSERLLNLLPNKFSKVFFSDNGSTSTEVALKMTMQYHYNKNQEKPVFVALENGYHGDTFGSMCVTARGGFNEPFEQYMFDVSYIPAPTLNNEEEVLSKVKELCKSGRVAGFIFEPLVQGAGGMLMHDASALSKVIQLFQNHGALCIADEVMTGMGRTGKMFAIEHLDIAPDIICISKGITGGFLPLGLTVVSSEVYDAFYSDEARHTFLHGHSYTGNTIVCASAVANLQLFEQENTLQKIKDLEQRLIEFKQPFMDHPKVRDARQLGCIVAIELEAEGETSYFNTKGKDAYAFLLERGVVMRPLGNVMVLIPPYCISQKDLDKIQNELLNYLSEY; from the coding sequence ATGAGTAGGCTGAAAGAAAAAGACAAAGCATTGATCTGGCATCCTTTCAATCAAATGAAAGGAGCTGATATAATGCCTATAACACGTGCTGAAGGAGTTTATCTATACGATGAATCAGGGAAAGCATATATAGACGCATTTAGTAGTTGGTGGGTGAATATACACGGTCACTCACACCCTTACATTGCAGAGGCAATTGCTCGTCAGGCTAAAAAGATGGAACATGTGGCTTTCGGTGGATTTACCCATGAACCAGCAATAGATTTTTCGGAAAGATTGCTAAACCTTCTACCTAATAAATTTTCAAAGGTTTTCTTCTCTGACAACGGTTCCACAAGCACAGAAGTGGCATTAAAAATGACCATGCAGTATCACTACAACAAAAATCAAGAAAAACCTGTATTCGTAGCTCTTGAAAATGGTTATCACGGTGATACTTTTGGTAGCATGTGTGTAACGGCAAGGGGTGGATTCAATGAGCCTTTCGAACAATACATGTTCGATGTATCGTATATTCCTGCCCCAACTTTAAATAATGAGGAAGAAGTCCTGTCTAAAGTCAAAGAATTGTGCAAATCAGGTCGGGTAGCAGGCTTTATTTTTGAGCCCTTGGTGCAGGGTGCAGGCGGCATGTTGATGCATGATGCGAGTGCCTTGAGTAAGGTAATTCAACTTTTCCAGAATCATGGAGCGCTCTGTATAGCGGATGAAGTCATGACCGGAATGGGAAGAACAGGAAAAATGTTTGCGATAGAACATCTAGATATTGCTCCGGATATTATCTGTATATCTAAAGGAATTACGGGGGGATTCTTACCTCTTGGATTAACGGTGGTTTCTTCTGAGGTTTATGATGCTTTTTACAGCGATGAAGCAAGGCATACTTTCTTACATGGTCATTCGTACACAGGAAATACGATTGTTTGCGCATCGGCAGTTGCTAATCTTCAATTGTTTGAACAGGAGAATACGCTTCAGAAAATAAAAGACCTTGAGCAGCGATTAATCGAGTTTAAACAACCTTTTATGGATCATCCTAAAGTTCGAGATGCTCGACAATTGGGCTGTATTGTTGCCATAGAGCTTGAAGCTGAAGGAGAAACTTCCTACTTCAATACGAAAGGAAAGGATGCGTATGCTTTTTTACTTGAGCGAGGAGTCGTTATGCGTCCTTTGGGTAATGTTATGGTGTTAATACCGCCTTACTGCATCTCGCAAAAGGATTTGGATAAGATTCAAAATGAGTTACTGAACTACCTGTCTGAGTATTAA
- the bioD gene encoding dethiobiotin synthase, translating to MKLFVTGIDTNVGKTVVSAILANALGYDYWKPIQSGDLKNSDTKKVKRWIDKERRCFPEAIKLKNPLSPHESARIDKKKIILEKFEAPKEENLIIEGAGGLMVPMNDKGDCMVDLIKHLDAKVVLVSKNYLGSINHTLMSCHVLASYGLENIGIIINGDPNPASEEIIAKVSGVPIIGHVSWTKRFTKKFLSTQGEQFQTIVK from the coding sequence ATGAAATTATTTGTGACGGGAATAGATACGAATGTAGGAAAAACAGTGGTATCAGCAATTTTGGCAAATGCCTTGGGATATGACTACTGGAAACCGATTCAAAGTGGGGACCTCAAAAACAGTGACACTAAAAAGGTAAAGAGATGGATCGATAAAGAACGAAGATGTTTCCCTGAAGCAATTAAGTTGAAAAATCCATTGTCCCCACACGAAAGTGCGCGAATTGACAAGAAGAAGATCATTTTAGAGAAATTTGAAGCTCCAAAAGAAGAAAACCTGATCATAGAAGGAGCTGGAGGGTTAATGGTGCCGATGAACGACAAAGGAGACTGCATGGTAGATTTGATCAAACACCTAGATGCCAAAGTAGTATTAGTTTCTAAAAATTATCTGGGGTCAATTAACCATACCCTGATGTCTTGCCATGTACTGGCAAGCTATGGACTCGAGAATATCGGAATCATTATTAATGGAGATCCTAATCCAGCTAGTGAAGAGATCATTGCCAAGGTGTCTGGTGTTCCGATAATTGGTCACGTTTCATGGACAAAGCGTTTTACTAAAAAATTCTTATCTACTCAAGGTGAGCAATTTCAAACAATAGTAAAATGA